One genomic segment of Nilaparvata lugens isolate BPH chromosome Y, ASM1435652v1, whole genome shotgun sequence includes these proteins:
- the LOC120355175 gene encoding uncharacterized protein LOC120355175, which translates to MGVLDVTQNGPSSDNSIIGFEYHSHAPFTVSYNANDEIRIPIQQQDVYTLPLESYPHLEYTVTGAANAAVAGTPCVSGFFGNVFSEIRYEINSVEVDGIRNPGVTSLMKNAVTFERDEWTKMEGAGYKFSPTHGFTDFAANGGNTTIMDVPLRYLLGFAEDYRQILLNVKQELVLRVSPNFHDCVNVAAANVAITKLLWRMPYVEVADDVKLCLLQIVQNDTPISISFRHWELYTYPTLPQTRKHTWTVKSTSQHEKPRYIVVGLQTARRGVAAANSSRFDKCNMKDV; encoded by the exons ATGGGAGTTTTGGATGTGACACAGAATGGACCGTCATCGGACAACAGTATCATTGGGTTTGAGTACCATTCTCATGCACCCTTTACTGTAAGCTACAATGCCAATGATGAGATACGGATTCCAATTCAACAGCAAGATGTTTACACACTGCCATTGGAGAGCTATCCACATTTGGAGTATACTGTGACTGGAGCTGCCAACGCTGCTGTGGCCGGAACTCCATGTGTCTCTGGATTCTTCGGCAATGTGTTTTCAGAGATACGCTATGAAATCAATAGTGTGGAGGTGGATGGTATACGCAATCCTGGAGTTACCAGCCTAATGAAGAATGCTGTTACATTTGAACGTGATGAGTGGACCAAGATGGAAGGAGCTGGCTACAAGTTTAGCCCAACTCATGGATTCACCGATTTTGCTGCCAATGGAGGCAACACTACAATCATGGATGTGCCTTTGAGATACCTGCTGGGCTTTGCCGAAGACTATAGACAGATTTTACTCAATGTGAAACAAGAGCTGGTGTTGAGGGTCAGCCCCAACTTTCATGACTGTGTGAATGTTGCTGCTGCCAATGTAGCAATCACAAAGCTTTTATGGAGAATGCCTTATGTGGAAGTGGCAGATGATGTGAAACTGTGTCTGCTACAGATTGTACAGAATGACACACCCATCAGTATATCATTTCGACATTGGGAGTTGTATACCTATCCAACG tTACCACAGACAAGAAAGCATACATGGACTGTCAAGTCAACATCACAGCATGAAAAGCCACGATACATTGTGGTTGGGCTACAGACTGCAAGACGAGGTGTGGCAGCAGCCAACAGTTCTCGCTTTGACAAATGTAATATGAAGGATGTTTGA